A window from Lachnoanaerobaculum umeaense encodes these proteins:
- the asd gene encoding aspartate-semialdehyde dehydrogenase, with the protein MDRKLKVGVLGATGMVGQRFLSLLENHPWYEVVVVAASPSSAGKRYEDAVGSRWKMTTPMPQAYKDLIVMNVNDVEEVASKVDFVFSAVDMTKDEIKAIEEAYAKTETPVVSNNSAHRWTKDVPMVVPEINPEHFAIIESQKKRLGTKRGFIAVKPNCSIQSYAPVLNAWKEYEPYEVVVTTYQAISGAGKTFKDWPEMEGNIIPFIGGEEEKSEKEPLRIWGHIEGDEIVPATSPKITCQCVRVPVLNGHTAAVFVKFKNKVSKEELIKKIVEYKGEPQELNLPSAPKQFIQYLTEDNRPQVALDVDYENGMGVSVGRIREDSVYDYKFIGLSHNTLRGAAGGALLCAEYLTAKNFITAK; encoded by the coding sequence ATGGATAGAAAATTAAAAGTTGGCGTTTTGGGTGCAACAGGTATGGTAGGACAGAGATTTTTATCATTACTTGAAAATCACCCTTGGTATGAAGTAGTAGTAGTAGCAGCAAGTCCAAGCAGTGCAGGCAAAAGATATGAGGATGCCGTAGGAAGTCGTTGGAAAATGACAACACCTATGCCACAGGCTTATAAAGATCTTATTGTAATGAATGTAAATGATGTGGAAGAGGTTGCTTCAAAGGTTGACTTTGTATTCTCAGCTGTAGATATGACAAAGGATGAGATAAAGGCTATTGAGGAGGCTTATGCAAAGACAGAAACTCCTGTAGTCTCAAATAATTCAGCACATCGTTGGACAAAGGATGTACCTATGGTTGTACCTGAGATAAATCCTGAGCATTTTGCAATTATTGAATCACAGAAGAAGAGACTTGGAACTAAAAGAGGTTTTATAGCTGTAAAGCCAAATTGTTCTATACAGAGCTATGCTCCTGTGCTTAATGCATGGAAAGAGTATGAACCATATGAAGTAGTTGTTACAACCTATCAGGCTATATCAGGTGCCGGAAAGACTTTTAAGGATTGGCCTGAGATGGAGGGAAATATTATTCCTTTTATCGGCGGTGAGGAAGAAAAGAGTGAGAAAGAGCCACTTAGAATTTGGGGACATATTGAAGGTGATGAGATCGTTCCTGCAACTTCACCAAAGATTACTTGCCAGTGTGTAAGAGTACCGGTACTAAATGGACATACAGCAGCAGTATTTGTAAAGTTTAAGAACAAGGTTTCAAAGGAAGAACTTATAAAGAAGATAGTAGAGTATAAGGGTGAGCCACAAGAACTTAATCTTCCATCTGCACCAAAGCAGTTTATACAGTATCTTACAGAGGATAATAGACCTCAAGTAGCACTTGATGTTGACTATGAGAATGGTATGGGAGTTTCTGTAGGCAGAATTAGAGAAGACTCAGTTTATGATTATAAGTTTATCGGACTTTCACATAATACTCTAAGAGGAGCAGCAGGTGGTGCACTTCTTTGTGCAGAGTATCTGACAGCAAAGAATTTTATAACAGCAAAATAA